The following proteins come from a genomic window of Montipora foliosa isolate CH-2021 chromosome 2, ASM3666993v2, whole genome shotgun sequence:
- the LOC137992384 gene encoding neuropeptide FF receptor 1-like, translating to MTVTTMTWASNTTTSANEDKRAMAGSTLLFLRSYDEAKSAFGVILFLLSALIILGIIVNAFICYVMLRKKRYQRNGSNFFILHLSLMELVYRFLVFPVIIWLTVPSSTMTTVQCKTISVFSHTFSSAIFPSLVAIAMDRYQNIIHPLETLKSKRKPIFFVWLIWLYAAIASCPFSACVKSIPIVEIPEARGMSCNDECIGRKICDIDRALPGQMATTLYFLIAFAIPVATIVILYTKVAIFLRQRSRNGMMNKVAARSKAKAVRMLIITVTGYVLSLGPAVVLSMLRSYGIFNNTPFGVMLLVSWSAEFASYASSLGNPLIYAYYNADFRKEIIRLICKRTNKKEVSNDVSMVNISQH from the coding sequence ATGACAGTCACAACAATGACTTGGGCATCCAACACTACCACCTCTGCAAACGAAGACAAACGGGCCATGGCTGGCTCAACGCTTCTATTTCTCCGTTCTTACGATGAAGCAAAAAGTGCGTTCGGAGTCATTCTATTTTTATTGTCAGCTTTAATCATACTCGGAATAATTGTCAACGCTTTTATTTGCTACGTCATGCTCCGAAAAAAACGCTATCAAAGGAATGGCTCCAATTTCTTCATTTTGCACTTGTCGCTGATGGAGTTAGTTTACCGTTTTCTTGTCTTTCCAGTCATAATATGGCTGACAGTTCCTTCATCGACAATGACAACTGTCCAATGCAAAACGATATCAGTTTTCTCGCACACTTTCTCCTCGGCCATTTTCCCCAGCCTGGTTGCCATAGCAATGGACAGGTATCAAAATATCATACATCCTTTGGAAACCTTAAAATCGAAGAGAAAACCGATTTTTTTCGTGTGGTTGATTTGGTTGTATGCTGCCATAGCATCATGTCCTTTCAGCGCCTGTGTGAAGAGCATTCCAATCGTAGAGATTCCCGAAGCCCGCGGAATGAGCTGTAACGACGAGTGCATTGGAAGGAAGATTTGCGACATTGATCGGGCATTGCCCGGTCAAATGGCGACCACGTTGTATTTTCTTATCGCGTTCGCCATTCCAGTGGCAACCATTGTCATTTTGTACACCAAAGTTGCCATTTTCTTGCGCCAGAGAAGCCGCAATGGAATGATGAACAAAGTGGCGGCACGATCAAAGGCCAAAGCAGTGCGCATGCTCATTATAACTGTTACTGGTTATGTCTTGTCTCTAGGGCCCGCTGTTGTTTTATCCATGTTGAGATCGTAtggcattttcaacaacacccCGTTTGGTGTCATGCTGCTGGTTAGCTGGTCGGCGGAATTTGCATCCTACGCAAGCTCTTTGGGAAATCCTTTGATTTACGCGTATTATAACGCAGATTTCCGAAAAGAGATCATTCGGTTAATCTGCAAAAGGACGAACAAAAAAGAAGTCTCAAATGACGTGTCCATGGTGAATATATCACAGCATTGA